A stretch of Allostreptomyces psammosilenae DNA encodes these proteins:
- a CDS encoding NAD-dependent epimerase/dehydratase family protein: protein MRVFVTGASGYIGGSVAARLVEAGHEVTGLVRTAEKADALRERGIAPVLGGLDDRDALTLAADGADAVINAADSDHRGAAEALVDALAGTGKALLHTSGSSIVGDDARGEASDRTFTEADVAPGSPWQPEPDKAPRVAIDRLVLAASERGVRSVVLCNTLIYGHGHGIARDSVQVPRLVQQARRSGVARHIGPGRNIWSTVHIDDVVDLYTRALEAAAPGSFHFVENGEASFAEIVQAIADTLGLGTAQPWDIDSAIEEWGYEAAVYALGSNSRVRGVAPREQLGWKPQHDSVTDWIRRRLTATEAG, encoded by the coding sequence ATGCGTGTCTTCGTCACCGGCGCCAGCGGATACATCGGCGGCTCGGTCGCCGCGCGTCTGGTCGAAGCGGGTCACGAGGTGACCGGCCTGGTCCGAACGGCCGAGAAGGCGGACGCCCTCCGGGAGCGGGGCATCGCCCCGGTCCTCGGCGGCCTCGACGACCGTGACGCCCTCACCCTGGCCGCCGACGGGGCCGACGCGGTGATCAACGCCGCGGACAGCGATCACCGCGGCGCCGCCGAAGCCCTGGTCGACGCGCTCGCCGGCACCGGCAAGGCGCTGCTGCACACCAGCGGCTCCAGCATCGTGGGCGACGACGCCCGCGGCGAGGCGTCCGACCGGACCTTCACCGAGGCGGACGTCGCCCCGGGCAGCCCGTGGCAGCCCGAGCCGGACAAGGCTCCGCGGGTGGCGATCGACCGGCTGGTCCTCGCCGCGTCCGAGCGCGGCGTCCGGTCGGTCGTGCTGTGCAACACCCTCATCTACGGGCACGGCCACGGCATCGCACGCGACAGCGTGCAGGTCCCCCGGCTGGTCCAGCAGGCCCGGCGCAGCGGCGTCGCCCGGCACATCGGCCCGGGCCGCAACATCTGGTCGACCGTCCACATCGACGACGTCGTCGACCTCTACACCAGGGCGCTGGAGGCGGCGGCCCCCGGCTCCTTCCACTTCGTCGAGAACGGCGAGGCGTCCTTCGCCGAGATCGTGCAGGCGATCGCCGACACCCTGGGGCTCGGCACCGCCCAGCCGTGGGACATCGACTCGGCGATCGAGGAGTGGGGGTACGAGGCGGCCGTCTACGCCCTCGGGTCCAACAGCCGGGTGCGCGGCGTCGCCCCGCGCGAGCAGCTGGGGTGGAAGCCCCAGCACGACTCCGTCACCGACTGGATCCGCCGTCGGCTGACCGCGACCGAGGCCGGCTGA
- a CDS encoding antibiotic biosynthesis monooxygenase family protein — protein MSVVKINVLTVGEEMREELEKRFASRAGAVESSDGFEWFELLRPAEGTDKYLVYTRWRSEEDFANWMSGPMQAAHRGGSATAGSEAGVGTGAGVDAGEQPKRPAASASEVWSFEVVQQAGPKSS, from the coding sequence ATGAGCGTCGTCAAGATCAACGTGCTGACGGTCGGCGAGGAGATGCGCGAGGAGTTGGAGAAGCGGTTCGCCTCCCGGGCGGGCGCGGTGGAGAGCTCGGACGGCTTCGAGTGGTTCGAGCTGCTGCGCCCGGCGGAGGGCACCGACAAGTACCTGGTGTACACCCGCTGGCGGAGTGAAGAGGACTTCGCCAACTGGATGTCCGGCCCGATGCAGGCCGCCCACCGGGGTGGTTCGGCCACCGCCGGCTCGGAGGCGGGCGTGGGCACGGGCGCCGGGGTGGACGCCGGCGAGCAGCCGAAGCGTCCGGCCGCCTCCGCCTCCGAGGTGTGGTCCTTCGAGGTGGTGCAGCAGGCCGGGCCGAAGAGCAGCTGA
- a CDS encoding undecaprenyl-diphosphate phosphatase, with protein MSWFEAVILGLVQGLTEFLPISSSAHLRVVSAFAGWDDPGAAFTAVTQIGTEAAVLIYFRKDIVNIVSTWFRSLYTPALRSELDARMGWYVIVGTIPIGVLGLLFEDTIETTFRDLRLIGTTLIVFGIILLIADRIALNNRGFDKLNFQESLVYGFAQSLALVPGVSRSGGTVTAGLLMGYKREVAARYSFLLAIPAVLASGGLQLFDIGSGESPAWGPTIVATIIAFAVGYAAVAWFLRYISTHSFTGFVVYRVLLGIAVWCLVLFGVLDPSAGAH; from the coding sequence ATGAGTTGGTTCGAGGCCGTCATCCTGGGGCTGGTCCAGGGCCTGACCGAGTTCCTGCCGATCTCCTCCAGCGCCCACCTGCGCGTGGTCTCCGCGTTCGCCGGCTGGGACGACCCGGGTGCGGCGTTCACCGCCGTCACCCAGATCGGCACCGAGGCGGCGGTGCTGATCTATTTCCGCAAGGACATCGTCAACATCGTCTCGACCTGGTTCCGCTCGCTGTACACGCCGGCGCTCCGTTCCGAGCTCGACGCCCGGATGGGCTGGTACGTGATCGTCGGCACGATCCCGATCGGCGTGCTGGGGCTGCTGTTCGAGGACACCATCGAGACGACGTTCCGCGATCTGCGGCTCATCGGAACGACCCTGATCGTTTTCGGCATCATCCTGCTGATCGCCGACCGGATCGCCCTGAACAACCGGGGATTCGACAAGCTGAACTTCCAGGAGTCCCTGGTCTACGGCTTCGCCCAGTCGCTCGCGCTGGTGCCGGGCGTCTCGCGTTCCGGCGGCACGGTCACCGCCGGCCTGCTGATGGGCTACAAGCGCGAGGTCGCCGCCCGCTACTCCTTCCTGCTGGCCATCCCGGCGGTGCTGGCCTCGGGCGGCCTGCAGCTGTTCGACATCGGCAGCGGGGAGAGCCCGGCCTGGGGGCCGACGATCGTGGCCACGATCATCGCCTTCGCGGTCGGCTACGCGGCGGTCGCCTGGTTCCTGCGCTACATCAGCACCCACAGCTTCACCGGCTTCGTCGTCTACCGGGTGCTGCTGGGCATCGCCGTGTGGTGCCTGGTTCTCTTCGGGGTGCTGGACCCCAGCGCCGGCGCCCACTGA
- a CDS encoding chaplin, translated as MNVKKSLAVVAMAGGLVGGIAGTANAEAEAEGAAIGSPGVVSGNVVQVPIHIPANVCGNTVDIIGVLNPTLGNTCANVEKEQDRR; from the coding sequence ATGAACGTCAAGAAGTCCCTCGCCGTCGTGGCGATGGCCGGTGGCCTGGTCGGCGGCATCGCCGGTACCGCCAACGCCGAGGCCGAGGCCGAGGGCGCCGCGATCGGTTCCCCGGGTGTCGTCTCCGGCAACGTCGTGCAGGTGCCGATCCACATCCCGGCCAACGTGTGCGGCAACACCGTCGACATCATCGGCGTGCTCAACCCGACCCTCGGCAACACCTGCGCCAACGTGGAGAAGGAGCAGGACCGCCGCTGA
- a CDS encoding MDR family MFS transporter, translating into MASPAVTHREGRPAEPDAPPPSTWVILGSLMLAMLLAALDQTIVSTALPTIASELGGLEHLSWVVTAYLLASTVATPLWGKLGDMYGRKRFFQAAIVIFLIGSALCGIAGSMPELIAFRALQGLGGGGLMVLTQAIIGDVVPPRDRGRYQGLFGAVFGVSSVLGPLLGGLFVDHLSWRWVFYVNLPLGAAALLAIAVVLSPRGGPVRHRIDYAGTVLLAAIATCLVLVASLGGSTWAWGSAQVVGLLVLAALLTAVFVPVERRAPEPVLPLKMFRLRVFTVCALISFVVGFAMFGALTFIPTFLQVVDGVSPTMSGVHMLPMVLGMLLTSIGSGQIISRTGRYRLFPIIGTAVTAGALLLLSTMDETTGAWTRSLYFLALGLGLGLVMQVLVVAVQNVVDYRDLGTATSGVTFFRSIGASFGTAVFGAIFASRLTDHLADALRGVVLPPGFDPSAAQSDPRLSEALPPAVQRDFLHAYAESIGNVFLYAVPVALAAFLLSWLLKEVPLRSGIETTDIGETVPPGPTQRSSAEELARGLSELASHRAGRELYRAMVRRAGLDVDTGAAWMLFRLRRMGRASPAELVWGRRWSEAETDNFAAQLAALDLVRLDDGALVCTPEGELACERLIEARREVLAEALREWDADADPEFHRLLVSINRSSAGCDREHPMYDLAEPRGPRHARR; encoded by the coding sequence ATGGCCTCACCGGCTGTGACCCATCGCGAGGGACGACCCGCGGAGCCTGACGCTCCACCGCCGAGCACCTGGGTGATCCTCGGATCCCTCATGCTGGCGATGCTGCTCGCCGCGCTCGACCAGACCATCGTCTCCACGGCGCTGCCCACCATCGCCAGCGAACTCGGCGGCCTGGAGCACCTGTCGTGGGTGGTCACCGCCTACCTGCTGGCCTCCACGGTGGCCACTCCGCTGTGGGGCAAGCTCGGCGACATGTACGGCCGGAAACGTTTCTTCCAGGCCGCCATCGTGATCTTCCTCATCGGCTCGGCGCTGTGCGGCATCGCCGGGAGCATGCCCGAGCTGATCGCCTTCCGCGCCCTGCAGGGGCTGGGCGGCGGCGGCCTGATGGTGCTGACCCAGGCCATCATCGGCGACGTCGTGCCGCCCCGCGACCGAGGCCGCTACCAGGGACTCTTCGGCGCGGTCTTCGGGGTCAGCAGCGTGCTCGGCCCGCTGCTCGGCGGTCTCTTCGTGGACCACCTCTCCTGGCGCTGGGTCTTCTACGTCAACCTGCCGCTCGGGGCGGCGGCGCTGCTGGCCATCGCCGTCGTGCTGAGCCCCCGCGGCGGCCCGGTGCGCCACCGCATCGACTACGCCGGCACCGTGCTGCTCGCCGCCATCGCCACCTGCCTGGTGCTGGTCGCCTCCCTCGGCGGTTCCACCTGGGCGTGGGGCTCCGCCCAGGTGGTCGGGCTGCTGGTGCTGGCCGCCCTGCTCACCGCGGTCTTCGTGCCGGTGGAGCGCCGCGCCCCGGAGCCGGTGCTGCCGCTGAAGATGTTCCGGCTGCGGGTCTTCACCGTCTGCGCCCTGATCAGCTTCGTCGTCGGCTTCGCCATGTTCGGGGCGCTGACCTTCATCCCCACCTTCCTCCAGGTCGTCGACGGGGTCTCGCCGACCATGTCCGGCGTCCACATGCTGCCGATGGTGCTCGGCATGCTGCTCACCTCGATCGGCTCCGGGCAGATCATCAGCCGCACCGGCCGCTACCGGCTCTTCCCGATCATCGGCACCGCCGTCACCGCCGGCGCCCTGCTGCTGCTGTCCACCATGGACGAGACGACCGGCGCCTGGACCCGCAGCCTGTACTTCCTGGCCCTCGGCCTCGGCCTGGGCCTGGTCATGCAGGTGCTGGTGGTGGCGGTGCAGAACGTGGTGGACTACCGGGACCTGGGCACCGCCACCTCCGGGGTGACCTTCTTCCGCTCCATCGGCGCCTCCTTCGGCACGGCCGTCTTCGGCGCGATCTTCGCCAGCCGGCTCACCGACCACCTCGCCGACGCGCTGCGCGGAGTCGTGCTGCCGCCCGGCTTCGACCCCTCCGCCGCGCAGTCCGACCCCCGGCTGAGCGAGGCCCTGCCGCCCGCCGTGCAGCGCGACTTCCTGCACGCCTACGCCGAGTCCATCGGCAACGTCTTCCTCTACGCCGTGCCGGTGGCGCTCGCCGCCTTCCTGCTCTCCTGGCTGCTGAAGGAGGTGCCGCTGCGCAGCGGCATCGAGACCACCGACATCGGGGAGACGGTGCCGCCCGGGCCGACCCAGCGCAGCTCGGCGGAGGAGCTGGCCCGGGGGCTGTCCGAGCTGGCCTCGCACCGGGCGGGCCGGGAGCTGTACCGCGCGATGGTGCGGCGGGCCGGGCTGGACGTCGACACCGGCGCGGCGTGGATGCTGTTCCGGCTGCGGCGGATGGGCCGGGCGTCGCCGGCCGAACTCGTCTGGGGGCGCCGCTGGAGCGAGGCGGAGACCGACAACTTCGCCGCGCAGCTGGCCGCCCTGGACCTGGTGCGGCTGGACGACGGCGCGCTGGTGTGCACGCCGGAGGGCGAGCTGGCCTGCGAGCGGCTGATCGAGGCCCGGCGGGAGGTGCTGGCCGAGGCGCTGCGCGAGTGGGACGCCGACGCCGACCCGGAGTTCCACCGGCTGCTGGTGTCGATCAACCGCAGCTCGGCCGGGTGCGACCGGGAGCATCCGATGTACGACCTCGCCGAACCGCGCGGGCCGCGGCACGCCCGGCGCTGA
- a CDS encoding NADPH:quinone reductase has translation MADLPERTAAAWIDRPGPVDAIRVGELPLPAVGSGEALVRVEAVAVNAVDTLVRSGAYPTPMSFPFVIGRDLAGTVVAVPDDGSAGGFAEGDRVWCNSMGHDGRPGAAAEYVAVPVERLYPLPEQTDAVTAVAVVHPAATAHLALFTHGRLRSTDTVFVAGAAGNVGAAAVRMASAAGARVIASAGRPDLEYCRSLGASLALDYHAPDLAERIRAAAPDGVDVYMDTSGRNDLTTAVELLAVRGRILVLAGLGRADGDPPLPVGPLYTKDASVLGFVISRARTTELAAAAERVNELLSAGMLSPRRIELLPLSAAAEAHRRVESGEAHGIRLVLRP, from the coding sequence ATGGCCGACCTGCCGGAGCGCACGGCTGCCGCGTGGATCGACCGTCCCGGTCCCGTCGACGCCATCCGCGTGGGCGAGCTGCCGCTGCCCGCCGTGGGCAGCGGGGAGGCGCTGGTGCGCGTGGAGGCGGTGGCGGTCAACGCGGTGGACACCCTCGTCCGCTCCGGCGCCTACCCGACCCCGATGAGCTTCCCCTTCGTGATCGGCCGGGACCTCGCCGGCACGGTCGTCGCCGTGCCGGACGACGGCTCGGCCGGCGGCTTCGCCGAGGGCGACCGCGTCTGGTGCAACAGCATGGGGCACGACGGCCGCCCAGGGGCGGCGGCCGAGTACGTCGCGGTGCCCGTCGAGCGGTTGTACCCGCTGCCGGAGCAGACCGACGCGGTGACCGCCGTCGCCGTGGTGCACCCGGCGGCCACCGCCCACCTCGCCCTGTTCACCCACGGCCGGCTGCGGTCCACCGACACCGTCTTCGTCGCCGGCGCGGCCGGCAACGTCGGCGCCGCCGCGGTGCGCATGGCCAGCGCGGCCGGTGCCCGGGTGATCGCCAGCGCCGGCCGGCCGGACCTGGAGTACTGCCGTTCGCTGGGCGCCTCGCTGGCCCTGGACTACCACGCCCCGGACCTCGCCGAACGGATCCGGGCGGCGGCACCGGACGGCGTGGACGTGTACATGGACACCTCCGGGCGGAACGACCTGACCACCGCCGTCGAACTGCTCGCCGTGCGCGGCCGGATCCTCGTGCTGGCCGGCCTGGGGCGGGCCGACGGCGACCCGCCGCTGCCGGTCGGCCCGCTGTACACCAAGGACGCAAGCGTGCTCGGGTTCGTCATCAGCCGGGCGCGGACCACGGAGCTGGCCGCCGCGGCGGAGCGGGTCAACGAACTGCTGTCGGCTGGCATGCTCTCGCCACGGCGCATCGAGCTGCTTCCGCTGAGCGCCGCCGCGGAGGCCCACCGGCGGGTCGAGTCCGGCGAGGCGCACGGCATCCGCCTGGTGCTGCGCCCCTGA
- a CDS encoding peptidoglycan-binding domain-containing protein: MTAADQGRPGSDGDRGPAGPTGSAAHTEGNPGKRGPGPEPDPGHGPGPGPEQPPTPLVRPYVAGPTDGADRSGAMEGPDTPPAGTDGTRPDGPPPGTSRPGGPANDAEQTTVLGRIDPAAADPGPSGGEPATRTLPLVPQAPTTIGRPDGAWPNGPTEVDTEAGQDTARGGRGSHRQPRNRGLMVFGSAAAVAAVAVLGTTLASPTGNEVDDLTGLNLPTGFASPAPSDSPTASATPSPSASASSSAAPSAPPTVAATATETADASASPSPNTPDGTPSAGDSDGGEQTSAPPDAAPSDDRGSGSGGGGNDNGGSDDASSSPPGNSRPGDPQGGSGGDEEDTSGGDDAGQDGGDSGGDGEEEPTDGGTLAPGDEGEEVEDLQRDLNTMGYRWVRVNGRYDEATTSAVYRFQDDHDVVGDPPGVYGPNTRETMDRALGRG, translated from the coding sequence ATGACGGCAGCTGATCAGGGTCGCCCCGGCTCGGACGGCGACCGGGGCCCCGCCGGCCCCACCGGCTCCGCCGCGCACACCGAGGGCAACCCGGGGAAGCGGGGCCCCGGCCCCGAGCCAGACCCGGGCCACGGCCCCGGTCCCGGTCCCGAGCAGCCGCCCACGCCGCTCGTCCGCCCCTACGTCGCGGGCCCCACCGACGGCGCCGACCGCTCCGGCGCCATGGAAGGGCCGGACACCCCGCCGGCCGGCACCGACGGGACCCGGCCCGACGGCCCACCGCCCGGCACGTCCCGGCCCGGCGGACCGGCCAACGACGCCGAACAGACCACCGTCCTCGGCCGGATCGACCCCGCGGCGGCCGACCCCGGCCCGTCCGGCGGGGAACCCGCCACCCGGACCCTCCCCCTCGTCCCGCAGGCGCCCACCACCATCGGCCGCCCCGACGGCGCCTGGCCGAACGGACCGACCGAGGTCGACACCGAGGCCGGGCAGGACACCGCCCGCGGTGGGCGCGGCTCCCACCGCCAGCCCCGCAACCGCGGCCTGATGGTGTTCGGATCGGCCGCCGCCGTCGCCGCCGTGGCAGTGCTCGGCACCACGCTGGCCTCCCCCACCGGGAACGAGGTCGACGACCTCACCGGACTCAACCTCCCCACCGGCTTCGCCTCCCCCGCCCCCTCCGACTCCCCCACGGCCTCGGCCACGCCGTCGCCGTCCGCCAGCGCGTCCAGCAGCGCCGCCCCGTCCGCCCCGCCGACCGTGGCCGCCACCGCCACGGAGACCGCCGACGCCAGCGCGTCGCCGTCGCCCAACACCCCCGACGGCACCCCGTCGGCCGGCGATTCGGACGGTGGCGAGCAGACCTCCGCACCACCGGACGCCGCCCCGTCGGACGACCGCGGCTCCGGATCGGGCGGGGGCGGCAACGACAACGGCGGCTCGGACGACGCCTCCTCCTCACCCCCGGGCAACAGCCGGCCCGGCGACCCGCAGGGCGGCTCGGGCGGCGACGAGGAGGACACGTCCGGCGGCGACGACGCCGGCCAGGACGGGGGCGACTCCGGGGGCGACGGCGAGGAGGAGCCCACGGACGGCGGGACCCTCGCCCCCGGGGACGAGGGCGAGGAGGTGGAGGACCTCCAGCGCGACCTCAACACGATGGGCTACCGCTGGGTCCGGGTGAACGGGCGGTACGACGAGGCGACCACCTCGGCGGTGTACCGCTTCCAGGACGACCACGACGTCGTCGGCGACCCGCCCGGCGTCTACGGCCCCAACACGCGGGAGACCATGGACCGGGCCCTCGGCCGCGGCTGA
- a CDS encoding NADP-dependent succinic semialdehyde dehydrogenase gives MPIATVNPATGETIETFEPLDARQVDKCLARAEAAFRHYRLTSFPQRSAWLKEAADVLAGEARELARTIAVEMGKPVTQAEAEIAKSVRAMRWYADHAPALLADEPADADEVGATVALVRYRPMGPVLAVMPWNFPVWQVVRFAAPALMAGNVGLLKHASNVPRTALYLGELFERAGFPPGCFQTLLVGSGQIEGVLRDPRVAAATLTGSEPAGRSVAAIAGDEVKKTVLELGGSDPYLVLPSADVDRAARVAVTSRTQNTGQSCIAAKRFIVHADVHDAFLERFTAGMRALTVGDPLDEATEVGPLSSERGLTDLAAMVDDAVARGARVECGGRRPDRPGWFYEPTVLTGVTEEMRVFREETFGPVASVFRVADIEEAIGLANATSFGLSSNAWTRDQQEQERLLRDLESGSVFINGMTASHPALPFGGVKRSGYGRELAGHGIREFCNTTTVWIGS, from the coding sequence ATGCCCATCGCCACCGTGAACCCCGCCACCGGCGAGACGATCGAGACCTTCGAGCCGCTCGACGCCCGGCAGGTCGACAAGTGCCTGGCCAGGGCGGAGGCGGCGTTCCGCCACTACCGTCTGACCTCCTTCCCGCAGCGGTCCGCCTGGCTCAAGGAGGCGGCGGACGTGCTGGCCGGCGAGGCCCGCGAGCTGGCCCGGACCATCGCCGTGGAGATGGGCAAACCGGTCACCCAGGCCGAGGCCGAGATCGCCAAGTCGGTGCGGGCCATGCGCTGGTACGCCGACCACGCCCCGGCGCTGCTGGCCGACGAGCCGGCCGACGCCGACGAGGTGGGCGCCACGGTCGCCCTGGTCCGCTACCGGCCGATGGGCCCCGTCCTCGCCGTCATGCCGTGGAACTTCCCGGTCTGGCAGGTCGTCCGGTTCGCCGCGCCCGCGCTGATGGCCGGGAACGTCGGCCTGCTCAAGCACGCCTCCAACGTCCCGCGGACCGCGCTCTACCTGGGCGAGCTGTTCGAGCGGGCCGGGTTCCCGCCCGGCTGCTTCCAGACCCTGCTGGTGGGCTCCGGGCAGATCGAGGGCGTCCTGCGCGATCCGCGCGTCGCGGCGGCGACGCTCACCGGCAGCGAGCCGGCCGGCCGGTCGGTGGCCGCCATCGCCGGTGACGAGGTGAAGAAGACGGTGCTGGAGCTGGGGGGCAGCGACCCCTACCTGGTGCTGCCCTCGGCCGACGTCGACCGGGCGGCGCGGGTCGCGGTCACCTCCCGGACGCAGAACACCGGGCAGTCCTGCATCGCGGCCAAGCGGTTCATCGTGCACGCCGACGTCCACGACGCCTTCCTGGAGCGCTTCACGGCCGGCATGCGGGCGCTGACCGTGGGCGATCCGCTGGACGAGGCCACCGAGGTCGGGCCGCTCTCCAGCGAGCGGGGGCTCACCGACCTCGCCGCGATGGTGGACGACGCGGTGGCGCGCGGCGCGCGGGTGGAGTGCGGCGGACGGCGACCGGATCGCCCCGGCTGGTTCTACGAGCCGACCGTCCTCACCGGCGTCACCGAGGAGATGCGGGTGTTCCGCGAGGAGACCTTCGGCCCGGTGGCCAGCGTGTTCCGGGTGGCCGACATCGAGGAGGCGATCGGCCTGGCCAACGCCACCTCCTTCGGCCTGAGCTCCAACGCCTGGACGCGTGACCAGCAGGAGCAGGAGCGGCTGCTGCGCGACCTGGAGTCCGGCAGCGTGTTCATCAACGGCATGACGGCCTCGCACCCGGCGCTGCCGTTCGGCGGGGTGAAGCGCTCGGGCTACGGCCGCGAGCTGGCCGGGCACGGCATCCGCGAGTTCTGCAACACCACGACGGTGTGGATCGGCAGCTGA
- a CDS encoding DUF4190 domain-containing protein → MANYGNGAPNTPAGQTNGMAVAALVCAITSFLLLPIVLGPLAFVLGALANSPRRTGGQRSGIATAAMALGAVSVVVWLIFLGLATNSAS, encoded by the coding sequence ATGGCGAACTACGGCAACGGCGCGCCGAACACACCGGCGGGGCAGACCAACGGCATGGCGGTGGCCGCGCTGGTCTGCGCCATCACCAGCTTCCTGCTCCTCCCCATCGTGCTCGGGCCGCTCGCCTTCGTCCTCGGCGCGCTGGCCAACTCGCCGCGGCGCACGGGCGGACAGCGCTCCGGGATCGCGACCGCCGCCATGGCGCTCGGGGCGGTCAGCGTCGTCGTGTGGCTGATCTTCCTCGGCCTCGCCACCAACTCCGCCTCCTGA
- a CDS encoding chaplin, with product MNLKKTLALGALAIGLITGSATTAHAEAEAEGAAVGSPGVVSGNAVQVPVHIPANVCGNTINVIGVLNPTIGNTCVNAEKG from the coding sequence ATGAACCTCAAGAAGACCCTGGCGCTGGGCGCCCTGGCCATCGGCCTGATCACGGGCAGCGCCACCACGGCCCACGCCGAGGCGGAGGCCGAGGGCGCGGCGGTCGGCTCCCCGGGTGTCGTCTCCGGCAACGCCGTGCAGGTGCCGGTCCACATCCCGGCCAACGTCTGCGGCAACACCATCAACGTCATCGGCGTGCTCAACCCCACGATCGGCAACACCTGCGTCAACGCCGAGAAGGGCTGA
- a CDS encoding NAD-dependent epimerase/dehydratase family protein, which produces MTSPPNGMRVAVVGATGNVGTSVVRALTDDPAIASVLAVARRPPRRADWSPGKTTWLPADITRDHLTGHLDGCDALIHLAWALQPSHDPVATWRNNVLGALHVFRAVAQAGVGALIHASSVGAYSPGPQQRRVDESWPTHGWPKAAYCVEKAYLERALDAFECRHPRIRVVRMRPGFLFKREAARAQARLFAAPALLPHAVLPDALASRLALQRLVPAVPNPPGLRFQALHTDDAAEAYRLATLRPVSGAFNLAAEPAVDADLLGRILRARPLPLPTRPLLAAASAAWHLRLLRASPDLLDAMLRLPLMDASRAGRELGWSPRHTAGEAIEDLLRGLREPPPAPTPALRHAVSPEPWLARP; this is translated from the coding sequence ATGACCTCACCCCCCAACGGGATGCGGGTGGCCGTCGTCGGCGCCACCGGAAACGTCGGCACCAGCGTGGTGCGCGCACTCACCGACGACCCCGCGATCGCGTCGGTGCTCGCCGTCGCCCGCCGCCCACCACGCCGCGCCGACTGGTCCCCCGGCAAGACCACCTGGCTGCCCGCCGACATCACCCGGGACCACCTCACCGGGCACCTCGACGGCTGCGACGCGCTGATCCACCTCGCCTGGGCCCTCCAGCCCTCCCACGACCCGGTCGCCACCTGGCGGAACAACGTCCTCGGCGCCCTGCACGTCTTCCGGGCCGTGGCCCAGGCCGGCGTCGGCGCGCTGATCCACGCCTCCTCCGTCGGCGCCTACTCACCCGGCCCCCAGCAGCGACGGGTCGACGAGTCCTGGCCCACCCACGGCTGGCCGAAGGCCGCCTACTGCGTGGAGAAGGCCTACCTGGAACGCGCCCTCGACGCCTTCGAGTGCCGCCACCCGCGGATCCGAGTGGTCCGGATGCGCCCCGGCTTCCTCTTCAAACGGGAGGCGGCCCGCGCCCAGGCACGCCTCTTCGCCGCGCCCGCGCTGCTACCGCACGCCGTGCTGCCCGACGCCCTGGCGAGCCGCCTCGCCCTCCAGCGGCTCGTGCCTGCCGTGCCGAACCCGCCCGGCCTGCGCTTCCAGGCCCTGCACACCGACGACGCCGCCGAGGCCTACCGGCTCGCCACGCTGCGCCCCGTCTCCGGGGCCTTCAACCTGGCGGCCGAACCCGCGGTGGACGCCGACCTGCTGGGCAGGATCCTGCGCGCCCGCCCCCTGCCGCTGCCCACCCGCCCGCTGCTCGCCGCCGCGTCCGCCGCCTGGCACCTCCGCCTGCTGCGCGCCTCACCCGACCTGCTCGACGCCATGCTCCGACTGCCGCTGATGGACGCCTCCCGGGCCGGGCGCGAACTGGGGTGGTCCCCCCGCCACACCGCCGGCGAGGCAATCGAGGACCTCCTCCGCGGCCTACGCGAACCCCCGCCGGCCCCCACCCCTGCGCTGCGCCACGCCGTCAGCCCGGAGCCCTGGCTGGCCCGACCGTAG
- a CDS encoding chaplin: protein MIKKSVAVVAMTGGLVAGLAGTAHAEAEAEGAAVGSPGVVSGNAVQVPIHIPVNVCGNTVDIIGVLNPTLGNTCANVDKDVEAGR, encoded by the coding sequence ATGATCAAGAAGTCTGTCGCCGTCGTCGCCATGACCGGTGGTCTCGTCGCCGGTCTCGCCGGGACCGCCCACGCCGAGGCGGAGGCCGAGGGCGCGGCGGTCGGCTCCCCGGGTGTCGTCTCCGGCAACGCCGTGCAGGTGCCGATCCACATCCCGGTGAACGTGTGCGGCAACACCGTCGACATCATCGGCGTGCTGAACCCGACCCTCGGCAACACCTGCGCCAACGTCGACAAGGACGTCGAAGCCGGGCGCTGA
- a CDS encoding GNAT family N-acetyltransferase, with translation MRTTVIERAGRRSAGAITELIHASSAYQGRYASSIAGYRVTPGYVARHLVFRAADAGGRLLGFYALVADPPEAAELDLLFVADHAQGRGLGRRLVDHMLGQARLAGLPGVRVVSHPPAESFYRRTGARRVGTLPAAPSGVDWERPELWWPLGPPPAAEPPPR, from the coding sequence GTGAGGACGACGGTGATCGAGCGGGCCGGCAGGCGGAGCGCGGGAGCGATCACCGAGCTGATCCACGCCTCCAGCGCCTACCAGGGCCGGTACGCCTCCAGCATCGCCGGATACCGGGTCACGCCCGGCTACGTCGCCCGCCACCTGGTCTTCCGGGCCGCCGACGCCGGCGGGCGCCTGCTGGGCTTCTACGCGCTCGTCGCCGACCCCCCGGAGGCGGCCGAGCTGGACCTGCTGTTCGTGGCCGACCACGCCCAGGGCAGGGGACTGGGCCGGCGACTGGTCGACCACATGCTGGGGCAGGCACGGCTGGCCGGGCTGCCGGGGGTGCGGGTGGTCTCCCACCCGCCGGCCGAGAGCTTCTACCGGCGCACCGGCGCCCGGCGCGTCGGCACCCTCCCCGCGGCGCCTTCCGGCGTGGACTGGGAGCGCCCGGAGCTGTGGTGGCCGCTCGGGCCGCCGCCCGCGGCCGAGCCGCCCCCGCGGTGA